From a single Oceaniferula flava genomic region:
- a CDS encoding DUF1328 domain-containing protein, translating to MLHWTLVFLVVAIIAAVLGFTGIAGAAAGVAKILFVVFLVVWILSLIFGRKSV from the coding sequence ATGTTACACTGGACACTCGTATTCCTCGTAGTCGCTATCATTGCCGCCGTATTAGGCTTCACTGGCATCGCGGGAGCTGCGGCAGGAGTTGCTAAAATTCTCTTTGTCGTGTTCCTCGTCGTGTGGATCCTATCGCTTATCTTCGGTAGAAAAAGCGTCTGA
- a CDS encoding PAS domain-containing hybrid sensor histidine kinase/response regulator, whose product MSTPTEQSNALALDSLLSFAPIGLAFFDPAGGCIRINDYLAHINNLPADEHLGRHISDLYPSAGPVLEKKIQQVFTEGEPSPLFELHITTQNGLGKQNSSICLFPVTGADNAVTEVGAAIFLHQNQVTEEGLHTPHELAFRHLAETLPQVVWTSDPEGNIDYISPQWSDLTGLSADSENYTQINDFIHPDDRASTEEAWQASVANGEIYDHTYRLKNTAGEYRYHTARAVPVRDQDGNISKWYGTTTDVEDQKRIELSYKQATESKDMFIAVLGHELRNPLAAISTHYEVLNHPNVDETQRQKSLKQLGEQIKQLSGLIEDTLDASRLTSGKLRVEKRPCDISQLVENAVDGYSIRAREEDLTLNFQAPTDALWIDADPVRISQCINNLISNSLKFTDPGGKVQVSVAESADHQSVEITVQDNGIGMKPDEIESLFKPFEQSNDAGHRSKEGLGLGLAVVHKIVELHDGHIQAKSEGAGKGTSVTMAFPAIDKPVRTSGSNDTTSTSTTRTAHILLIDDDESVATSLALFFELEGHEVTVAHCAGSAFKALEQGHPDIIFCDLTLEGDKNGWEFAEQLLAERESASIPYLVALSGHTQKEYREKSAAAGFDEHLSKPPVPEELRRSIVKARHQADSRRSG is encoded by the coding sequence ATGTCAACTCCCACAGAACAAAGTAACGCACTTGCGTTGGATTCTTTGCTTTCGTTTGCTCCCATCGGCTTGGCATTTTTTGATCCGGCTGGAGGATGTATCCGGATCAACGACTACTTGGCCCACATCAACAACCTCCCGGCTGATGAACATCTGGGGAGACATATTTCAGATCTCTACCCGAGTGCCGGACCTGTTTTGGAAAAAAAGATCCAGCAGGTGTTCACCGAAGGTGAGCCAAGCCCATTATTCGAGCTCCATATCACTACCCAAAATGGTCTGGGAAAACAGAACTCGTCAATCTGCCTATTCCCTGTCACGGGCGCAGACAATGCTGTCACTGAAGTGGGCGCTGCCATTTTTCTCCACCAAAACCAGGTCACCGAGGAAGGCCTCCACACACCTCACGAGTTAGCATTCCGCCACTTGGCAGAAACTCTACCACAGGTTGTCTGGACTTCTGACCCCGAAGGAAACATCGACTACATCAGCCCACAATGGTCAGACCTAACAGGGCTTAGTGCCGATTCTGAAAATTACACCCAGATCAACGATTTCATCCACCCCGACGACCGAGCATCCACCGAGGAAGCATGGCAGGCATCCGTGGCCAATGGTGAGATTTACGATCACACCTACCGCCTCAAGAACACCGCCGGAGAATACCGCTACCACACGGCCAGAGCTGTTCCAGTTCGCGACCAGGACGGCAATATCTCAAAATGGTATGGCACCACCACTGATGTTGAGGATCAGAAGCGGATTGAGCTTTCATACAAACAAGCCACCGAGAGCAAGGACATGTTCATCGCCGTTCTGGGCCACGAATTACGGAACCCGCTCGCCGCGATTTCCACTCACTATGAGGTGCTCAATCACCCGAATGTCGATGAGACCCAACGCCAGAAGTCATTGAAACAACTTGGCGAGCAAATCAAGCAACTCAGTGGCCTGATCGAGGATACATTGGACGCCTCGCGATTGACATCGGGGAAATTGCGCGTCGAGAAACGACCATGCGATATCAGCCAATTAGTGGAAAACGCGGTGGATGGATACTCGATCCGCGCCCGCGAGGAAGATCTCACGTTGAATTTTCAGGCCCCCACGGATGCGTTATGGATCGACGCCGATCCTGTCCGTATTTCCCAGTGCATCAACAACCTGATCAGCAACTCCCTCAAATTCACCGATCCGGGAGGTAAAGTTCAAGTTTCGGTAGCTGAATCTGCCGACCATCAATCGGTCGAGATCACCGTCCAGGACAATGGCATCGGAATGAAACCCGATGAAATTGAATCCTTGTTCAAGCCCTTTGAGCAAAGCAACGATGCTGGTCACCGGAGTAAAGAAGGCCTTGGGCTCGGACTGGCGGTGGTTCACAAGATCGTCGAACTGCATGACGGCCACATCCAAGCCAAGAGTGAAGGCGCAGGAAAAGGAACCTCGGTTACGATGGCATTCCCCGCCATCGACAAACCGGTGCGCACCAGTGGCAGCAACGATACGACTAGCACCTCGACCACCCGCACCGCTCATATATTGCTCATTGATGACGACGAAAGCGTTGCCACGTCGCTAGCTCTGTTCTTCGAATTGGAAGGCCACGAGGTCACCGTAGCGCACTGTGCTGGTTCAGCCTTCAAAGCCTTGGAACAAGGACACCCGGATATTATTTTCTGCGATCTCACCCTCGAGGGAGACAAAAATGGATGGGAATTCGCCGAGCAGTTGTTGGCGGAACGAGAGTCTGCCAGCATCCCCTACCTAGTGGCACTGTCTGGGCATACACAGAAAGAGTATCGTGAAAAAAGCGCCGCTGCGGGCTTCGATGAACACCTCAGCAAACCTCCAGTTCCAGAAGAATTGAGGCGTAGCATCGTCAAGGCCCGACATCAGGCGGATAGCCGTCGCTCTGGCTAA
- a CDS encoding response regulator, giving the protein MMADPIDMTHRILVVDDEPSLRVGLEMALMGANREIASCGDGYEALAALQHEKFDLIVLDLNMPGLTGLDVLNQMRDRGDMTRVVVCSAHVTERAILSAVRNGVVDFIAKPLSLQELRKFVSDVLEAHNDNPSTVEQAFVHARRLEFGVAAELLEESIQMHVDEPCLENWFRVFSILDSTPVREKHGIALDDARVLADSAVMRS; this is encoded by the coding sequence ATGATGGCTGACCCCATAGACATGACTCACAGGATCCTCGTCGTAGATGACGAGCCCTCGCTGCGTGTCGGTTTGGAAATGGCATTGATGGGAGCTAACCGTGAAATTGCCAGCTGTGGTGATGGTTACGAAGCCTTGGCTGCGTTGCAGCATGAAAAGTTTGATCTCATTGTGTTGGACCTCAATATGCCTGGTCTAACGGGTTTGGACGTGCTGAACCAGATGCGTGATCGAGGGGATATGACCCGAGTGGTCGTGTGCAGCGCCCATGTCACCGAGCGGGCAATTCTTTCCGCTGTGCGCAATGGTGTTGTCGACTTTATCGCCAAACCTCTTTCTTTGCAGGAACTGCGGAAATTTGTCAGTGATGTACTGGAAGCGCACAACGACAATCCAAGCACAGTCGAGCAAGCCTTTGTGCATGCCCGGCGTTTGGAGTTCGGAGTGGCGGCTGAGTTACTGGAAGAAAGTATCCAGATGCATGTTGATGAGCCCTGCTTGGAAAATTGGTTCCGCGTGTTCAGCATTCTGGACTCAACGCCAGTTCGAGAGAAACATGGAATAGCTCTGGACGATGCCCGAGTGCTGGCTGATTCCGCTGTGATGCGGAGTTAG
- a CDS encoding NUDIX hydrolase codes for MQATTIAEGNYLGLYSRDGWEFSDRPNATGVVGILPITADGQLVLIEQYRVPVQARMIEIPAGLVGDEEEFQGESLADCAGRELLEETGYRAGVITHLLSSPTSAGMTSETTHFFAATDLHRESAGGGTESEDITVHHIAIAELTDWLKQQESAGKLIDFKIHACMFLAQQSGLTTSEA; via the coding sequence ATGCAAGCCACCACCATCGCAGAAGGAAATTACCTCGGTCTCTACTCTCGAGACGGCTGGGAGTTTTCTGACCGACCCAATGCCACCGGCGTCGTCGGTATCCTTCCGATCACCGCTGACGGCCAACTGGTGCTCATCGAGCAATACCGGGTGCCCGTGCAGGCACGTATGATTGAGATCCCTGCCGGCTTGGTGGGTGACGAGGAGGAGTTCCAGGGCGAGTCCTTGGCCGACTGTGCAGGCAGGGAGTTATTGGAAGAAACCGGTTACCGTGCCGGCGTCATCACCCACCTACTCAGCAGCCCCACCTCGGCGGGTATGACCTCGGAAACCACCCACTTTTTCGCCGCCACGGATCTCCACAGAGAGAGCGCCGGCGGAGGCACCGAGTCTGAGGACATCACCGTGCACCACATTGCCATCGCCGAACTGACGGACTGGCTGAAACAGCAGGAGAGTGCGGGCAAGTTGATCGATTTTAAAATCCACGCCTGCATGTTCCTTGCCCAGCAATCCGGGCTGACCACCAGCGAGGCTTAA
- the plsY gene encoding glycerol-3-phosphate 1-O-acyltransferase PlsY, producing the protein MPLWIPPVLAFLAGSIPFGLLIAKAKGVNIREHGSGNIGATNVLRVVGKPYGIGCLILDLLKGLIPTLIGISLIRYAGSSNPMAIDALKPYAVELPILNAQILQILTGLAAIIGHNYSPWIGFKGGKGIATSGGVLIALMPAAVVILVLIWLILFFTTKYVSVASIGAALCLPILTIGGSAFHGKLADGTWNKPLFVFSIVVALMAVWRHRSNIVALKNGTENKFSKKKKK; encoded by the coding sequence ATGCCACTCTGGATCCCTCCCGTTCTCGCCTTCCTCGCAGGCTCCATCCCATTCGGACTTCTCATTGCCAAAGCAAAAGGAGTCAATATTCGCGAACATGGTTCCGGTAATATTGGAGCCACCAATGTGCTGCGTGTTGTGGGTAAGCCATACGGCATCGGTTGCCTAATCCTCGATCTCCTCAAAGGCCTGATTCCCACGCTGATCGGCATCAGCTTGATTCGCTACGCAGGCAGCTCTAATCCCATGGCCATTGATGCGCTGAAGCCCTACGCAGTGGAGCTCCCGATCTTGAACGCCCAGATTTTGCAAATCCTCACCGGCCTCGCCGCCATCATCGGGCACAACTACTCGCCATGGATCGGCTTCAAAGGAGGCAAAGGCATCGCCACATCCGGCGGCGTGCTGATTGCGCTCATGCCTGCCGCCGTCGTGATCCTGGTGCTGATCTGGCTGATTCTTTTCTTCACCACCAAATACGTCTCCGTCGCTAGCATCGGTGCAGCACTCTGCCTCCCTATCTTAACCATCGGAGGCTCCGCATTCCACGGTAAGTTGGCCGATGGAACTTGGAACAAACCACTTTTCGTCTTCTCCATCGTCGTGGCTCTCATGGCGGTATGGCGACACCGCTCTAACATCGTCGCTTTGAAAAACGGCACCGAAAACAAATTCTCCAAGAAGAAAAAGAAATGA
- a CDS encoding BON domain-containing protein, with product MNAPPMFSPALGICAILVFSACSSFADTPRSDRAIYRDIQHSFGSIPELRTSQLNVQVRDGLVAVRGHVDSLNQHQQVIHKVTKVRGVVYLVDTLFIIGSERRKEAAVRQNLAATLRLDTQLDYLNLQVTTKGSHHHISGLIIHPSQEKRIRKVARQVPGVNRITTDLHLSNALTER from the coding sequence ATGAACGCACCACCAATGTTCTCCCCCGCTCTTGGAATTTGCGCCATTTTGGTCTTCTCTGCCTGCTCAAGCTTCGCTGATACGCCACGTTCCGATCGGGCGATTTACCGAGATATCCAGCACTCCTTCGGTTCCATTCCGGAGCTCCGCACCTCCCAGCTCAACGTGCAGGTGCGTGATGGCCTGGTGGCCGTTCGCGGTCACGTCGACTCTTTGAATCAACACCAGCAAGTCATACACAAAGTGACCAAGGTTCGCGGTGTCGTCTATCTCGTGGATACCCTTTTCATCATCGGCTCAGAACGTCGAAAAGAAGCTGCCGTGAGACAAAACCTCGCCGCCACGCTTAGGCTGGATACACAACTGGATTATCTGAACCTGCAAGTCACCACCAAAGGATCTCACCATCACATCTCAGGTCTGATCATTCATCCGTCGCAGGAAAAGCGCATCCGTAAGGTTGCCCGTCAAGTTCCTGGTGTGAATCGCATTACGACCGATCTCCACCTCAGCAACGCACTGACAGAGCGTTAA
- a CDS encoding sigma-54-dependent transcriptional regulator, producing the protein MKETLDILVVDDEQSIRDATITALEVEGHYAEPAANIKSAEMRLKEVEYDLVFLDLRLGDEDGLTLLESLQKSHPRLPVVIFTAYASVDTAIKATQLGAFDYLEKPFTPDQIRAILAKVRKQINTQKEIVTLETKVNDLKTQVIANSPEPRFESEDPIMQKELSTLFRAAPTSASILILGESGTGKSVVARAVHDRSSVADKPFVTVSCPSLSKELLESELFGHVKGAFTGAVKDAWGKVHAANGGTLFLDEIGELPMEIQPKLLRLLQEREYERLGENKTRSANVRVIAATNKNLMQSVEDGEFREDLFYRLNVISVEMPPLRSRLKDLECFANSYVDYFAKQIGRPLSGFSKKGLEALKAHPWPGNLRELRNSVERAVILCADKLIEPADLPSPADASLTSPKHDAILGSDLTLEELEAEHIKRVIERTNSLQKAAEILGIDKTTLYRKRKRYDNLD; encoded by the coding sequence ATGAAAGAAACTTTGGATATTCTGGTCGTCGATGATGAACAATCTATCAGAGACGCCACCATCACCGCCTTGGAAGTTGAAGGCCACTACGCCGAGCCTGCCGCCAATATCAAATCCGCCGAAATGCGGCTCAAGGAAGTGGAATACGATCTCGTCTTTCTCGATTTGCGCCTTGGCGATGAGGATGGGCTAACTTTGTTAGAATCTCTTCAAAAAAGTCACCCCCGTCTTCCGGTGGTGATTTTCACAGCGTATGCATCCGTCGATACCGCGATCAAGGCCACCCAGTTAGGCGCCTTCGATTATCTGGAAAAACCGTTCACTCCCGATCAGATTCGCGCCATTCTCGCCAAGGTCAGGAAACAGATCAACACCCAGAAAGAGATCGTCACTCTGGAAACCAAGGTGAACGATCTCAAAACGCAAGTCATCGCGAACTCACCGGAGCCGCGTTTCGAGTCGGAAGATCCAATCATGCAGAAGGAGCTGAGCACCCTGTTCCGCGCAGCCCCCACATCGGCATCCATTCTAATCCTCGGTGAGAGCGGCACCGGCAAGAGCGTGGTGGCCCGCGCCGTGCACGATCGCAGCTCCGTCGCGGATAAGCCCTTTGTCACGGTCAGCTGCCCCAGCCTCTCGAAAGAATTGCTGGAAAGCGAACTCTTCGGTCACGTCAAAGGGGCCTTCACTGGTGCGGTGAAAGATGCTTGGGGAAAGGTGCATGCAGCCAATGGCGGCACTCTTTTCCTCGATGAAATCGGTGAGCTCCCGATGGAAATCCAGCCGAAGCTGCTACGCCTCCTGCAGGAGAGGGAATACGAGCGACTGGGCGAAAACAAAACCCGCTCGGCCAACGTCCGCGTCATCGCCGCCACCAATAAGAACCTCATGCAGAGTGTCGAGGATGGTGAATTCCGCGAGGACCTCTTCTATCGCCTGAATGTCATTTCCGTGGAAATGCCACCTCTCCGTTCGCGTTTGAAGGACTTGGAATGCTTCGCCAACAGCTACGTCGATTACTTTGCCAAACAGATCGGCCGCCCACTCTCCGGCTTTTCCAAAAAAGGGCTGGAGGCACTGAAGGCCCATCCATGGCCAGGAAACCTCCGCGAGCTCAGGAACTCGGTGGAACGCGCTGTCATTCTCTGTGCGGACAAGTTGATCGAACCTGCCGACCTCCCATCCCCGGCAGACGCCTCTTTGACCAGCCCAAAACACGATGCTATCCTTGGCAGTGACCTGACTCTCGAAGAGCTGGAGGCCGAGCACATCAAGCGCGTGATCGAGCGCACCAACAGCTTACAAAAAGCCGCAGAAATCCTGGGAATTGACAAAACCACTCTCTATCGAAAGCGCAAACGCTACGATAACCTCGATTAA
- a CDS encoding tRNA threonylcarbamoyladenosine dehydratase has translation MRFGGIERLYGKSAMEKFAQAHVCIVGIGGVGSWAVEALARSGIGRITMIDLDEICVTNINRQLHAMDGEIGRQKTAAMASRINAIHPDCEVVCLETFFSHRNADEILDQGYDFVIDAIDQVQSKALLLDGCHKRGIPVISCGGAGGLRDPSLIKIDDIARCHNDPLMNHVRINLRKKYGFPAGPNPVTKRKLKLFGIDCIFSSERPVYPQCDGEVSVQRPKHEPGESSRINCVSGFGSSTHMTATVGFFAVSRCLKQLSEH, from the coding sequence ATGCGCTTCGGAGGTATTGAACGACTTTATGGAAAGTCTGCGATGGAGAAATTCGCGCAGGCACACGTGTGCATTGTTGGCATCGGAGGCGTCGGTTCCTGGGCCGTAGAAGCTCTCGCCCGGTCCGGTATTGGCAGGATCACCATGATTGATCTGGATGAGATCTGCGTAACCAATATCAACCGACAACTGCACGCAATGGACGGAGAGATTGGCCGACAAAAAACAGCCGCCATGGCGAGCCGCATCAACGCCATTCATCCCGACTGCGAAGTGGTCTGTTTGGAAACCTTTTTCAGTCATCGCAATGCCGATGAAATCCTCGATCAGGGCTATGACTTTGTCATCGATGCCATCGATCAGGTGCAATCCAAGGCCCTATTGTTAGATGGCTGTCACAAACGAGGCATTCCGGTGATCAGCTGTGGTGGTGCCGGAGGTTTACGCGATCCGTCGTTGATTAAAATCGACGACATCGCCCGTTGTCACAACGATCCTCTGATGAATCATGTGCGCATCAACCTCCGTAAAAAATATGGATTCCCCGCCGGCCCAAATCCGGTAACTAAGCGGAAGCTGAAACTTTTTGGGATCGACTGTATCTTCTCGTCGGAGCGACCGGTCTACCCGCAGTGCGACGGAGAGGTTTCCGTGCAGCGCCCTAAACACGAGCCGGGTGAGAGCAGCCGGATCAACTGCGTGTCCGGATTCGGTAGCAGCACCCACATGACAGCCACTGTCGGTTTCTTTGCCGTATCGCGCTGTCTTAAGCAACTGAGCGAGCATTAG
- a CDS encoding ferritin-like domain-containing protein, with the protein MKLDSYEKLLVHELKDLYSAEKQILKALPKLSEAANNPQLKRAFDNHREETKKHISRIEEVFNQLDFEPGGEHCSGAEGLIEEGEDMIALDGDENVKDAGLICAAQRVEHYEMAGYGNALFLATALGKDSIVEILRKTLEDEGKADRDLTHIAKQEILSSMAVA; encoded by the coding sequence ATGAAATTAGACTCCTATGAAAAACTACTCGTCCACGAACTCAAGGACCTTTACAGCGCTGAAAAGCAAATTTTGAAAGCACTGCCGAAGTTGTCTGAGGCAGCGAATAACCCTCAGCTCAAGCGTGCATTTGATAATCATCGTGAGGAGACCAAGAAACATATCTCCCGCATTGAGGAAGTGTTTAACCAGCTCGATTTCGAACCTGGCGGAGAACATTGCTCAGGCGCGGAGGGCCTAATTGAAGAAGGCGAGGATATGATCGCTCTGGATGGTGATGAAAACGTCAAAGACGCTGGCCTGATTTGCGCCGCCCAACGCGTCGAACACTACGAGATGGCTGGTTACGGCAACGCCTTATTCCTCGCCACCGCCTTGGGCAAGGACAGCATTGTCGAGATTCTGCGCAAGACGCTCGAAGATGAAGGCAAGGCGGACCGTGACCTTACCCACATCGCCAAACAGGAAATCCTCTCCAGCATGGCCGTCGCCTAA
- a CDS encoding NAD(P)H-dependent glycerol-3-phosphate dehydrogenase — MINRAAILGTGSWGTALATLLAQSLDEVCLIGRNAKTADEINQHHTNHHYLPELTLPENITACTDIAAAATYPLVLFVVPTSATEATAKQLAEINLPKETILVSCSKGIAAHTGERMSQLIHAHLPENPLAVLSGPNHAEEVCKSLATCAVIGADDHALAEQLQKIFTTNAFRCYTSDDVAGIELGAAMKNVFGIAAGIADGLGLGDNAIAALVTRGLAEMTRLGTRLGGKMETFIGLSGVGDLMATCYSPHSRNNRVGKALGKGGKLEDIVANLGMVAEGVPNTKSIHEAGLKADIRTPLTDAVYQILYENKPASEALEELLTRDTRPEAD; from the coding sequence ATGATCAATCGCGCAGCAATTCTCGGAACTGGATCGTGGGGAACTGCCCTGGCAACCTTGCTGGCGCAGTCGCTCGATGAAGTTTGCCTCATCGGCCGCAACGCCAAGACGGCCGATGAAATCAACCAGCATCACACCAATCACCACTACCTCCCAGAACTCACCCTGCCGGAGAACATCACGGCATGCACGGATATTGCCGCAGCGGCAACATATCCGCTGGTGCTCTTCGTGGTGCCCACCTCCGCCACCGAGGCCACGGCCAAACAACTCGCTGAAATCAATCTGCCGAAGGAGACTATCCTCGTTTCCTGCTCCAAGGGCATCGCCGCCCACACTGGCGAGCGCATGAGCCAGCTGATCCACGCCCACCTTCCGGAGAACCCGCTAGCGGTGCTCTCCGGTCCGAATCATGCCGAGGAAGTCTGTAAGAGCCTCGCCACCTGCGCGGTGATCGGGGCGGACGACCACGCCCTGGCCGAGCAGCTGCAGAAAATCTTCACCACCAACGCATTCCGCTGTTACACCAGCGATGACGTCGCCGGCATCGAGCTGGGCGCCGCGATGAAAAATGTCTTTGGCATCGCCGCCGGCATCGCCGACGGTCTGGGGCTGGGCGATAACGCCATCGCCGCTTTGGTCACCCGAGGGCTGGCGGAAATGACCCGACTCGGCACCCGTCTCGGCGGCAAGATGGAAACCTTCATCGGTCTCTCCGGCGTGGGCGACTTGATGGCCACCTGCTACTCACCCCACTCGCGCAACAACCGCGTGGGCAAGGCACTGGGCAAGGGAGGCAAGCTCGAGGACATCGTCGCCAATCTCGGCATGGTCGCCGAAGGGGTGCCAAACACCAAATCAATTCACGAAGCCGGCCTCAAGGCCGACATCCGCACCCCGCTGACCGATGCGGTCTACCAGATTCTTTACGAGAACAAACCAGCCTCCGAGGCACTCGAAGAGCTGCTCACGCGCGACACCCGCCCAGAGGCGGATTAG
- a CDS encoding histidine kinase dimerization/phospho-acceptor domain-containing protein, whose product MPDPKKANASLSSVSHDLKSPLTGIRMMSHLLMEQGVGPLNEQQERMMQSIITDTERLLEAINTHFSSTPEDQDQD is encoded by the coding sequence ATGCCCGACCCGAAAAAAGCCAATGCCTCTCTGTCTTCCGTAAGTCACGATCTAAAAAGCCCTCTCACAGGAATACGCATGATGTCCCACCTGCTCATGGAGCAGGGTGTAGGCCCTCTCAATGAACAGCAAGAACGCATGATGCAAAGCATCATCACAGATACCGAACGCCTGCTTGAAGCGATCAACACCCATTTTTCCAGCACCCCTGAGGACCAGGACCAAGACTAG
- a CDS encoding glycine zipper domain-containing protein, whose amino-acid sequence MKTKTPKTRIAAGALFSAAALSFASCSNYDSHAKNDAATGALLGAAAGAAIGKDSGNTGTGAALGAAVGGGAGYAVGNEKDKRYYR is encoded by the coding sequence ATGAAAACAAAGACACCTAAAACACGCATCGCAGCAGGAGCCCTCTTCAGTGCTGCTGCCCTGTCCTTCGCCAGCTGTTCGAATTACGATAGCCACGCTAAAAACGATGCCGCCACCGGCGCCCTGCTCGGAGCTGCCGCAGGCGCGGCCATCGGTAAAGATTCAGGCAACACCGGAACCGGCGCAGCCCTCGGAGCCGCAGTCGGCGGTGGAGCCGGATACGCCGTCGGTAACGAGAAAGACAAACGCTACTACCGCTAA
- the fabD gene encoding ACP S-malonyltransferase, whose protein sequence is MSNVVILFSGQGAQKVGMGKDLVDAYPAAKALFAKADEALGYSLSDIMFNGPDDQLTRTAYCQPALYLHGLACLEVLKEKVPSLKPVAAAGLSLGEFTAHAAAGTFDFATGLNLVAQRGAFMEEACEATDGAMAAMIGGDEAAVEKLAADCDVDVANFNAIGQIVLSGSEEGIDKAVAGAKAAGIRMGKKLKVAGAYHSRLMQSAQDQLAGVLAETEISEPSIPVICNFGAREVQGSDDIKSMLEQQVTGSVRWTSSMQQLIADGHTKFIELGPGKVLAGLMGRIDKNVEVMSVEDVDSLEAAVAALK, encoded by the coding sequence ATGAGTAACGTTGTAATTTTATTTTCCGGTCAGGGAGCGCAAAAAGTCGGTATGGGTAAGGATCTTGTGGATGCTTATCCGGCGGCCAAGGCGCTGTTTGCCAAAGCAGACGAGGCGCTGGGCTATTCGCTCAGCGACATTATGTTTAATGGTCCCGACGATCAGTTGACCCGCACGGCTTACTGCCAGCCCGCCCTCTATCTCCACGGACTTGCCTGTCTGGAGGTGTTGAAAGAAAAGGTTCCGTCACTCAAGCCAGTGGCTGCCGCCGGCCTCTCACTCGGTGAGTTTACCGCACATGCAGCGGCTGGCACCTTTGACTTCGCCACCGGGCTGAACCTGGTCGCTCAGCGAGGCGCCTTCATGGAAGAAGCCTGTGAAGCCACCGATGGCGCCATGGCTGCCATGATTGGGGGGGACGAAGCTGCCGTGGAAAAGCTGGCGGCCGACTGCGATGTCGACGTGGCCAATTTCAATGCCATCGGCCAGATCGTTCTCTCCGGTAGCGAAGAGGGCATCGATAAAGCGGTCGCCGGAGCCAAGGCCGCCGGGATCCGGATGGGCAAAAAGCTCAAGGTCGCCGGTGCGTATCACTCCCGTCTGATGCAGAGCGCGCAGGACCAATTGGCAGGTGTGCTGGCCGAAACCGAGATTTCCGAACCATCGATCCCGGTGATTTGCAATTTTGGCGCCCGCGAAGTGCAGGGAAGCGACGATATTAAGTCGATGTTAGAGCAGCAAGTGACCGGATCCGTGCGTTGGACGTCCTCCATGCAGCAACTGATTGCTGACGGACACACAAAATTCATCGAGCTCGGACCAGGCAAGGTTCTGGCCGGCCTGATGGGCCGAATCGATAAGAATGTGGAAGTTATGTCGGTTGAAGATGTCGACAGCCTGGAGGCCGCGGTGGCTGCTCTGAAATAA
- a CDS encoding DUF2383 domain-containing protein: MSTKTQDINTECINTCNSLLRGELSAVETYEKAIAKYPSEKETATLCRIKEEHQASVRDLQENIKAMCGIPDTDSGSWGTFATAVQDTANLFGEESAMAALKQGEKHGENEYFEAIDNDSTLPACRTLIQTRLLPRVKAHVQTIDSLS; this comes from the coding sequence ATGAGTACAAAAACACAAGACATCAATACCGAATGCATCAACACCTGCAACAGCCTGCTACGCGGCGAACTTTCTGCCGTGGAAACCTATGAGAAGGCGATTGCCAAATACCCATCAGAAAAGGAAACAGCCACCCTGTGCCGAATCAAAGAGGAGCACCAAGCTTCAGTCCGCGATCTGCAGGAGAACATCAAGGCCATGTGCGGCATCCCAGACACAGATTCCGGCAGCTGGGGAACGTTTGCTACCGCGGTCCAAGACACAGCCAACCTCTTCGGCGAGGAATCCGCGATGGCGGCTCTCAAACAGGGCGAAAAACACGGCGAGAACGAATATTTCGAGGCAATCGATAACGATTCAACACTTCCTGCATGCCGCACGTTGATCCAGACCCGACTGCTGCCACGGGTAAAAGCCCACGTTCAGACGATCGATAGTCTGAGCTAA